The following are encoded in a window of Kogia breviceps isolate mKogBre1 chromosome 10, mKogBre1 haplotype 1, whole genome shotgun sequence genomic DNA:
- the LOC136794929 gene encoding histone H4, with product MSGRGKGGKGLGKGGAKRHRKVLRDNIQGITKPAIRRLARRGGVKRISGLIYEETRGVLKVFLENVIRDAVTYTEHAKRKTVTAMDVVYALKRQGRTLYGFGG from the coding sequence ATGTCTGGCCGAGGCAAGGGTGGAAAGGGTTTGGGGAAGGGGGGCGCCAAGCGTCATCGTAAAGTTCTCCGTGATAACATCCAAGGCATCACCAAGCCTGCTATTCGCCGCCTTGCCCGGCGTGGTGGTGTGAAGCGTATTTCTGGCCTTATCTACGAGGAGACCCGCGGGGTGCTGAAAGTGTTCTTGGAAAATGTGATCCGCGACGCTGTCACCTATACCGAGCACGCCAAGCGCAAGACTGTTACCGCCATGGACGTGGTTTACGCACTCAAGCGCCAGGGGCGCACTCTGTATGGTTTCGGCGGCTAA
- the LOC136792021 gene encoding histone H2A type 1-H-like: MGMEILETSRDYNNPFLKLHYFFPNMSGRGKEGSKARAKAKTRSSRGGLQFPVGRVHGLLRKGNYAERVGAGAPVYLTAEILELAGNGARDKTRIMSLHRQLAIRNDEELNKLLGKVTIAQGGVLPNIQTLLLPKKTREPPQGQGQVNLSQRLF, from the coding sequence ATgggaatggaaattttagaaacatCCAGAGACTATAATAACCCCTTCCTCAAGCTGCACTATTTCTTTCCTAACATGTCTGGACGAGGAAAAGAGGGCAGCAAAGCGCGAGCAAAAGCCAAGACCCGCTCCTCGCGGGGCGGGCTCCAGTTCCCCGTGGGCCGAGTCCACGGCCTGCTTCGCAAGGGTAACTATGCCGAGCGGGTCGGGGCCGGCGCGCCGGTGTACCTGACGGCCGAGATCCTGGAGCTGGCGGGCAACGGGGCCCGCGACAAGACGCGCATCATGTCGCTTCACCGGCAGCTAGCCATCCGCAACGACGAGGAGCTCAACAAGCTGCTGGGCAAAGTCACCATCGCTCAGGGCGGCGTGCTGCCCAACATCCAGACCCTGCTGCTGCCCAAGAAGACCCGAGAGCCACCACAGGGCCAAGGGCAAGTGAATCTGTCGCAAAGGCTCTTTTGA
- the LOC131763366 gene encoding histone H1.3: MSETAPVAPAVPVPTEKTPVKKKTKKTGAAAGKRKASGPPVSELITKAVAASKERSGVSLAALKKALAVAGYDVEKNNSRIKLGLKNLVSKGILVQTKGTGASGSFKLNRKAATGETKPKAKKAGAAKPKKAAGAAKKPKKATGAATPKKAAKKTPKKAKKPGVAAGAKKVAKSPKKAKAAKPKKAAKSPAKAKAPKAKAAKPKAAKPKATKAKKAVSKKK, translated from the coding sequence ATGTCGGAGACTGCTCCAGTTGCTCCTGCTGTTCCCGTACCTACAGAGAAAACACCTGTTAAGAAGAAGACGAAGAAAACGGGTGCAGCTGCTGGAAAACGCAAGGCGTCCGGGCCCCCGGTGTCCGAACTCATCACCAAGGCTGTCGCCGCCTCCAAGGAGCGCAGCGGCGTGTCCTTGGCCGCGCTGAAGAAAGCGCTGGCTGTCGCTGGTTATGACGTGGAGAAGAACAACAGCCGCATCAAGTTGGGTCTTAAGAACTTGGTGAGCAAGGGCATCCTGGTGCAGACGAAGGGCACTGGCGCCTCAGGTTCCTTCAAGCTCAACAGAAAGGCGGCCACCGGGGAAACCAAGCCCAAGGCTAAGAAGGCGGGCGCGGCCAAGCCCAAGAAGGCTGCTGGGGCAGCTAAGAAGCCCAAGAAGGCCACGGGCGCGGCCACCCCCAAGAAGGCCGCTAAGAAGACCCCCAAGAAAGCCAAGAAACCGGGGGTGGCTGCTGGGGCCAAGAAAGTGGCCAAGAGCCCGAAAAAGGCGAAGGCAGCCAAGCCGAAGAAGGCGGCTAAGAGTCCGGCCAAGGCCAAAGCCCCCAAAGCCAAGGCAGCCAAGCCTAAAGCTGCCAAACCCAAGGCTACAAAGGCTAAGAAGGCGGTCTCCAAGAAGAAGTAA